The Candidatus Nezhaarchaeota archaeon DNA window GGTGCCGCAAAGCTGGCGTTAGATAGCATATGGAGATCCTGTGACTAGGTTCTGCTTAATAAAATTATATTTTCAATTCTAAGCTCATGTTAAATCTGGAGGACGCTTGAGGGTTCTCTATGAGCGAAGTTAAGAAGCTCGCAATACTCTGGGCTCCGTGGAGAATAAAGTACATAGAGTCGCCAAGGACTGAGACCTGTATTTTCTGTATAGGCGAGGAGGTAGCTAAGGATCGAGAAAACTTAGTAGTTTACAGAGGGGTTAAGTCCTTCATAATCATGAACAAGTATCCATATAATACTGGGCACTTAATGGTAGCGCCTTATAGGCATGTTGGGGATATCCTGGATTTAATGGAGGATGAGCTTCTAGACCTCGTAAGGAATGTGAACTTATCGGTGAGACTTTTAAGGGAGACCCTAAAGCCAGAGGGCTTCAACATTGGAATAAACATGGGCAGAGTAGCTGGAGCAGGAGTGGAGGATCATCTCCATATACACATAGTGCCCAGGTGGGCTGGGGATACCAACTTCATGCCTACAATAGCTCAAGTCAAGGTCTTGCCCGAGCTCTTAGAATCCACATACGATAAATTAAGGAGCACTCTCTTGAAGCTCTTGAAGGGGAGAAGCCCTCAATGAAGATAGGAATCTTTACGAGAAACGAACATTCTTGGTGCTCACGAAAGCTTAGAGATGAGATAATAAAGGCAGGTCATGAACCCTATCCAATAAGATTTGGCAGGGTGAGGGTCAATATAGGTCTGAAACCCTCAGTAACATTCAACGGTGTGGACCTAGTCAATGATCTCTCCATAGCCATAGTTAGACCGATAGGTAGGTGCTCAGTTGACGAATGCTTCTTCAGGATAGACCTCCTCCACAAGCTTGAGAGGGCTGGTTTACCCATAGTCAATAAGCCCTCAGCTATAGAGAAGTGCATGAGCAAGTTTGCAGCGTTATCGTTGTTGGAGGAGCATGGACTACCAGTACCAAAGACCGTAGTGACTGAGAACCCCATCGAAGCTTTAAAAGCCTACCATGAGTTTGGCCAAGATATCGTAATAAAGCCCCTCTACGGCTCGAGAGGGTTTGGTATCGCCAGAATAAGGGATGAGGATGTGGCCAAGAGAGTCTTCTCAGATCTCCACTTCTTAAGACACGTCCTCTACGTGCAGGAGTTCATTCAACATGGTGGAAGAGACATAAGAGTGTTTGTAATAGGCGGTGAGGTCGTAGCGTCGATGCAGAGAGTCTCTTCTGGATGGAAGACGAACATAGCCTTGGGCGCAAAACCGGTACCGTTCACCCCCGACGAGCGGCTCTCTAACTTAGCATCGAAAGCGTGCGAGATCTTGGGTTGCGAAATAGCTGGGGTGGACATCATAGAATCTCCATCGTCCGGATACCTGCTAACCGAGGTTAACAGTCAACCAGGTTGGATGGGCCTGCAGGCAGTCACTAAGGTAAACATAGCAGCTAAGATAGTAAGGTACCTAATATCTAAGGCGAAGAAGTAATGGGCAGAGTAGTAAGATGGAGAGAGTTCATGGCGATACCATTGAGATCCAATGTTTGGAGGCCTGGGACGAAGTATAAGGAGAAGATAGCCGAACTCGTAAGTGGGGTTGTCTCAAGTGGAGATTATGTAGTAATATCCGAAAAAGCACTATCAGTAGCTTTAGGTCTCCTATACGATGAGTCTTCAATCAAGAGTGATCCTTATAGTAAACTAATTACTTACTTGACAACCAATGTGCTGTGGGGTCTTCTCTTAAGCCGACTATGCAGGCTCTCAAATGAGACTATCTCCCTCTTAAGAAGATATCCGTTACTGGAGGGGTCACGTCATAAAAAGCTAGCTTTAAGAATTGGAGGGATACTTCAGGCCTTCAAGCCAACCTCTGAAGCTGGCATAGATGCCACGAACCTTCCTAGACACTTGGTTTCGCTACCACTTAACGAGCCCTTCAAAGTAGCTGATGAAATCAGGAGCTACCTGTTTCAAGAGCTAAAGGTTGATGTTCGAGTCGCTATAGTTGATAGCGATAAGTGTTACAGGTTGAAGCCAATCCCGAAATTGATACTAACTAGTAGGAAGAGCGGGCTTCCACTATCGATGAACCTTGGCGTTATATCATTCCTCATAGCTCGCTCCCTCAATAACCTGTTTAGCCCCTACGCTACCCCTGTGGGCTTTTCGCCCACTACTGTGGATATAGATGAATTACTCATAGTGTCTGAGCTTGCTGATAGAGCTCGAGGTTTCGGTATTGGTAGAACCGTGCATGAAGTTGAAAGAAAGCTTAAAGTTAAGGCAATTGAAGTAACTTGGGACCTTCTAGACTCTTTTCCTCACTACCCGGTTGTTGTTGTTAAGAGAATTAAAGGGTTAAGATGACTTAGCCAGCTCCACAGCGTCTTTAAGATATATTTTGTAAGGCCCTAACTTGCCTCCATAATTGCCGGCAGTGATCTTAACTACACCCCTAACACTGCAGGCAGCCATTACCCCAACTCCAACGGCTTTCGTAACGGACTCTACGTCCAATCCGTTAATAACAATCTCCATGACGCTCTTAACACCTTCGGGGATCCTAGTGTCAGGGACTTTGTCTCTTATCGTTGGACAATATAAATGGTTGGTAGTAGCTGTGAGCTTAGGGTACTTAAGTGAGCCGACCTTCGAGCCGGACCTCACAATCCCTCCTGGAAACGGCAGAACCACATTCCTACACTTACTCGATATCTCCTCGACAGCTTTCTCGGCAGCCTCTAAAGCAGCTTCATGGCTTGAAGCTAAGATGAAGAAGTTCCCTCCAGCGACTGCTTTAACAACACCGACCGCATCCTCGACTATGAACTCTCCCTCCATGACCGGTATTCTCCAAACGGTTTTGCCATACATTACGTCCTTGACTTCAAATCCGTCTCCAAACTTTGCGAGAGCCTCACCTATGTGCATCTTTCGCTTAGACCTTGGTAT harbors:
- a CDS encoding coenzyme F420-0:L-glutamate ligase; protein product: MGRVVRWREFMAIPLRSNVWRPGTKYKEKIAELVSGVVSSGDYVVISEKALSVALGLLYDESSIKSDPYSKLITYLTTNVLWGLLLSRLCRLSNETISLLRRYPLLEGSRHKKLALRIGGILQAFKPTSEAGIDATNLPRHLVSLPLNEPFKVADEIRSYLFQELKVDVRVAIVDSDKCYRLKPIPKLILTSRKSGLPLSMNLGVISFLIARSLNNLFSPYATPVGFSPTTVDIDELLIVSELADRARGFGIGRTVHEVERKLKVKAIEVTWDLLDSFPHYPVVVVKRIKGLR
- a CDS encoding RimK family alpha-L-glutamate ligase, with product MKIGIFTRNEHSWCSRKLRDEIIKAGHEPYPIRFGRVRVNIGLKPSVTFNGVDLVNDLSIAIVRPIGRCSVDECFFRIDLLHKLERAGLPIVNKPSAIEKCMSKFAALSLLEEHGLPVPKTVVTENPIEALKAYHEFGQDIVIKPLYGSRGFGIARIRDEDVAKRVFSDLHFLRHVLYVQEFIQHGGRDIRVFVIGGEVVASMQRVSSGWKTNIALGAKPVPFTPDERLSNLASKACEILGCEIAGVDIIESPSSGYLLTEVNSQPGWMGLQAVTKVNIAAKIVRYLISKAKK
- a CDS encoding HIT domain-containing protein, producing the protein MSEVKKLAILWAPWRIKYIESPRTETCIFCIGEEVAKDRENLVVYRGVKSFIIMNKYPYNTGHLMVAPYRHVGDILDLMEDELLDLVRNVNLSVRLLRETLKPEGFNIGINMGRVAGAGVEDHLHIHIVPRWAGDTNFMPTIAQVKVLPELLESTYDKLRSTLLKLLKGRSPQ
- the fhcD gene encoding formylmethanofuran--tetrahydromethanopterin N-formyltransferase produces the protein MSFKIGDVEIEDTFAEAFPMYATRLLITALNDKWALTAARVATGFATSIIMSPAEAGLERLVPPEKTPDKRVGALIHIYHRSVPELKLQTIVRVGQCILTCPTTALFDGIPRSKRKMHIGEALAKFGDGFEVKDVMYGKTVWRIPVMEGEFIVEDAVGVVKAVAGGNFFILASSHEAALEAAEKAVEEISSKCRNVVLPFPGGIVRSGSKVGSLKYPKLTATTNHLYCPTIRDKVPDTRIPEGVKSVMEIVINGLDVESVTKAVGVGVMAACSVRGVVKITAGNYGGKLGPYKIYLKDAVELAKSS